GCAGGTGACGCCGCGAATTTCCGACCCGGTGACACCGTCTTCCTGGAACAAGGCGGAACCAATGAGCGGACAACAATTGCCAGTATCAGTGGCACGACGATCACATTTCAAGCGAACCTGAGTAACACCTACTCAGGCGGCACGATCCGCATCGCCAACCTCATCCCCGGGCAGACCCAAATCCGCATCGGCACCACTACCGGCATTGAGCCTGGCTCGTATGTTAGCATTGCGCAAGGCGCAACCACGGAAGCGCGCGTGGTGCAGTCGGTCGAGCGTGTGAACCATTTCATTACACTTGCTTCCGGTCTCACCAACACCTACACCATGGCCTCCACCGATGCAGCGGTGAATCTCCAGACATTGGAATTTACGCTCATCATTACTACACCGGGCCTGGGCGCCGAAAACTTTCCGAATCTTGCCATGGACCCGCGCCACAGCCGTTACTTTGCGAAAGTGGTGAATTCTGCCAGCGTGGAAGTGGCGCTTGTCGATCCGCCGAATCCGACCTTGCCACCGGATAATCGTCCCGCGGTGATCGCGGCCCCGGTGCTGACTGGCGGACAGGATGACGACCTTTCGCAAATTCAGCCGACACACTATAAGAGTGCGATTGATGCGCTGGAAAGGGTGGACGACGTCAACCTCCTTTGCGTTCCCGACCGCACCGATCAGGAGATTCAAGCCTATATGATCGCGCATTGTGAGAAAATGCAAGATCGCTTTGCGATTCTGGATCCACTGCCGAATGCCACCCCTTCAAATGGCCTTCTTACACAGCGCAACAACTTGAGCTCCGACAATGGCTATGCCGCGCTGTACTATCCGTGGATTTATATTGCCAATCCGGTTGCCTCCGGGCGTATCAAGGTGCCGCCTTCGGGCCATGTTGCCGGTGTCTACGCGCGCACCGACGGCACCCGCGGTGTTCATAAAGCACCGGCGAACGAGCCGATTCGCGGGGTGCTGGAATTGGAAAGAACACTCACCGACGAGGAGCAGGGCCCGGTGAATGAAAATGGCATCAACGTCCTGCGGTTTTTCCCGGGCAGCGGCTTTCGGGTGTGGGGCGCGCGCACGATTGCTCCCAGGGACCGCACGCAGTGGCGCTACGTCAACGTGCGTCGGCTCATGCTCTTCATCGAGGAATCCATTCAGGAAGGCACGCAATTCGCGGTGTTCGAGCCGAACGAGCTCGGGCTTTGGGAAAAGGTGAAACGGCAAGTCACGGATTTTCTCACTCGCGTCTGGCGTGACGGAGCCCTGTTTGGCGCCAGCCCGGAGGAAGCGTTCCGGGTGCGGGTCGATGAGGAATTGAACCCGCCGAGTGTGCGCGCTTTGGGGCAGCTTATTATCGAAGTCGTCGTCTTTCCCACCACGCCCGCTGAGTTCGTTGTGTTCCGGATTATTCAAGAACCGGGTGGACCGACCGTAGAAGAATAAACCAACGCAAGCAAGGAGAAGAATATGCCAACCGCTCAACGCGTCGATCCCTATCGCAATTTCAATTTTCTGGTCGAGATCGACGGCATTACGCAGGCGGGATTCATGGATTGCTCCGGCTTCGGAGCGAACACCGATCCCATCGAATATCGTGAAGGCAACGAGAACCCCGGGCAGGATCCCAAAACCATGCGCAAACTGCCGGGCATGACCAAATATAACAACATCATGCTCAAGTGGGGCCTGACCGATTCAAGGGAGTTGTACGACTGGTACCGCGACATCGGCAAAGGCAAGGTTGTGCGCAAGAACGGCAGCATCGTCGTGCTCGATCTCGAAGGCAACGAAGCGGTGCGCTGGAATTTTCGCAACGGCTGGCCGACGAAATGGGACGGCCCGGATTTCACCTCGAAGGGCAACGACGTGGCGGTCGAGACGCTGGAGATCGCGCATGAAGGGGTGGAAAGGGCGTAAGTTTCGTGGTAGCCCCTTCAGGGTCGGGCATGCAGCAAAAGAGGGTGCCGAAAGGCATTAGGAACTATCAAAACCGGAGAGTCAGTCTATGCCCACTGGACAACGCGCGGACCCCTTGCGCAATTTCAATTTTTACGTCGAGTTTGACGGCATCACCCAGGCCGGTTTCACGGATTGCTCCGGCTTTGGGGCGACCACCGAACCGGTTGAAGTCAATGAAGGCGGCGTGAATCACGCTTCGCACAAATTCGTGGGTCGCACCAAGCAAAACAATATTACGCTCAAATGGGGCCTGACGAATTCGCGCGACTTGTATGATTGGTATCGTGACGTGGTGAATGGAAGAATCCGGCGCAGGACCGGCAGCATTGTCGTGCTCGATCTCGAAGGCAACGAAACAGTGCGCTGGAATTTTCGCAACGGCTGGCCGACCAAGTGGGAAGGCCCGGCTTTCACTGCCAAGGGCAATGAAGTCGCCATTGAGACACTCGAGATTGCGCATGAGGGATTGGAAAGAGCGTAGAGAGGGAGAAGGGGGAAAGAGAGGGGAAAAGGGCGATTGGGGAAAGTCAATTCAACCGGCAACCAGCAACCAAAAACTAAAAACCATGATCCAAACCGAATTTGAATTCACCCTGCCGATCGGGTATCAGGATGGTGACGGCAGTTTGCATCGCGATGGTGTGATGCGCCTGGCCACCGCCGCGGATGAGATTTTGCCTCTGCGCGACGCGCGGGTGCAAAACAACCAGGCATATCTGATCATCATCTTGCTCTCGCGCGTCATCGTGCGGCTGGGCAGCATTGAAAATATCAACCCCAAAGTGATTGAGGGATTGTACGCGGCGGATTTGGCTTACTTGCAGGAGTTTTACAACCGCGTCAATCGCAACGGCAAGGCCAGCGTGGAAGCCGCCTGCCCCAAATGTGCGCATACGTTCGAGGTGGAGCTGAACGTCGCGGGGGGGTAGCCGGCTACCCCCTCGCGGCGCTGTACGAGGAGGTAGCCTTTGTGGCTTATCACTTTCATTGGCCGTACGAAGCAATACTCAATTTGGAGCACGCCGAACGACGGCGCTGGGTCGAGGAGATTTCGGTCATCAATCAACGCATGAACGAAAGCGCCAGGGCATGAAGGCAATGATTCGGGCAATCTCGCGTTGGCAGGGGTTGCCCGGGCGGGGCAATCCTTCGCAGCGGTGGACGCGCTGGACTCGGTCTTTGACCGAACGGCACGGACGAATTCCTTTGCGCCATGGGGCGCGGGCGATGATTTTGTTCCAACCGCTCGCGCGACTTTATCTCCACTGCCAGCGCTGGCAGAGCCACGCCTGGAAGCTCGCTCCACAAATCAACCTGGCGATTGCACCGATCCTGCGGCAGACGGTTTGGAAAGAGCGCCCCGTTCTCCCGCCGGCTTATGCCGGAGTGAATGCTCGACGTATCGCCTCGCCTTCTGTTCAGGCTCGCGGTCAGGCCGGTAATCGGGTGATCTTTCTTAACCCTCTTGGCTCCAGCTCTGGCCGAAGCACATTCAGCAACCGTGAGATCGGAGGAAGAGATGGAGCGCCTTGGCAACAGGTCTTTGGTCGCGCGGATAGAATCAATGGGGTATTACAGGTGAATCGTTCGAGTCTGCTCGTGGAAGAGAGCCTGCGGATTCTGCGCCGGGTTGTCCATGAAAGGCAAAGAGTGGAAGAGAGAATGCAAAGTTCTACGGTCGCGCGACAACTCGTTCAGCATCATCAAGACCGCCCTTCAGCGGCAGAGCGAACCGCAATGGAATCTCAGCCTCTCACCAAGGCCGGCACACGCACGTGGCCGCAGGCAGCTTCAGCGCCCGCAATCAACCTCGATCAGTTGACCGAACAAGTGATTCGCCAGCTTGACCATCGGCTGATTGCGTACCGGGAGCGCATGGGAAAACTGTTTTAACGTAGCGCAGGCATCTTGCCTGCCTGCAGGCTGGAAGCCGGCGCTACGGCATTAAAATGCTTCCAGCAGG
The window above is part of the candidate division KSB1 bacterium genome. Proteins encoded here:
- a CDS encoding phage tail protein; protein product: MPTAQRVDPYRNFNFLVEIDGITQAGFMDCSGFGANTDPIEYREGNENPGQDPKTMRKLPGMTKYNNIMLKWGLTDSRELYDWYRDIGKGKVVRKNGSIVVLDLEGNEAVRWNFRNGWPTKWDGPDFTSKGNDVAVETLEIAHEGVERA
- a CDS encoding phage tail assembly protein produces the protein MIQTEFEFTLPIGYQDGDGSLHRDGVMRLATAADEILPLRDARVQNNQAYLIIILLSRVIVRLGSIENINPKVIEGLYAADLAYLQEFYNRVNRNGKASVEAACPKCAHTFEVELNVAGG
- a CDS encoding phage tail protein encodes the protein MPTGQRADPLRNFNFYVEFDGITQAGFTDCSGFGATTEPVEVNEGGVNHASHKFVGRTKQNNITLKWGLTNSRDLYDWYRDVVNGRIRRRTGSIVVLDLEGNETVRWNFRNGWPTKWEGPAFTAKGNEVAIETLEIAHEGLERA
- a CDS encoding phage tail sheath subtilisin-like domain-containing protein codes for the protein MPFNPINKAPGVYLEEVQVPGPIAGVGTSTAAFIGPAEKGPLTIPTFLTNLTQFQNAFGGYITAPMVYVTHAVRGFFDNGGTSCYFVRVGTAVRASRTLNDRGTPTARPALVVTAKEEGVTGNAITVEVQDASIVATVAVVRAQATLSAASNNQATVTAAGDAANFRPGDTVFLEQGGTNERTTIASISGTTITFQANLSNTYSGGTIRIANLIPGQTQIRIGTTTGIEPGSYVSIAQGATTEARVVQSVERVNHFITLASGLTNTYTMASTDAAVNLQTLEFTLIITTPGLGAENFPNLAMDPRHSRYFAKVVNSASVEVALVDPPNPTLPPDNRPAVIAAPVLTGGQDDDLSQIQPTHYKSAIDALERVDDVNLLCVPDRTDQEIQAYMIAHCEKMQDRFAILDPLPNATPSNGLLTQRNNLSSDNGYAALYYPWIYIANPVASGRIKVPPSGHVAGVYARTDGTRGVHKAPANEPIRGVLELERTLTDEEQGPVNENGINVLRFFPGSGFRVWGARTIAPRDRTQWRYVNVRRLMLFIEESIQEGTQFAVFEPNELGLWEKVKRQVTDFLTRVWRDGALFGASPEEAFRVRVDEELNPPSVRALGQLIIEVVVFPTTPAEFVVFRIIQEPGGPTVEE